One window from the genome of Metabacillus flavus encodes:
- a CDS encoding arylamine N-acetyltransferase family protein yields the protein MKLHPSFLKRIGLKDKGRLQFRDLETILTAFSYHIPFENLSILQNKRTPLDAEALSNKIIEQKQGGVCYELNPILYYFLLENNLDAQLVQGTVFNHEAQEWSLSGTHAAVLIRTGEGSYILDAGFGTNVAQKQIPMNGEIIESSAGQFRIIEKETSEGSHLLEMKLAEDAWKTGYAFNADSQLNLADLQDMQAKIHEHPDSPFNKKPLAAMRMEAGFKTLSPSSFSVTEGGHTDKHGISAVEFAEIAEREFGLH from the coding sequence ATGAAACTGCATCCGTCATTTCTAAAAAGAATCGGCCTGAAAGACAAAGGACGCTTACAATTTCGCGACCTTGAGACTATTTTAACAGCCTTTTCATATCATATTCCATTCGAAAACCTCTCGATTCTGCAGAACAAAAGAACTCCACTCGATGCGGAAGCCCTCTCCAATAAAATCATTGAGCAGAAACAAGGCGGAGTTTGCTACGAATTAAATCCGATTCTGTACTATTTTTTACTGGAGAATAATCTTGATGCCCAGCTTGTCCAGGGAACCGTATTCAACCATGAGGCACAGGAATGGAGCCTAAGCGGTACCCACGCCGCTGTCTTAATCCGCACAGGAGAAGGCTCCTATATTCTGGACGCTGGATTTGGAACGAATGTCGCTCAAAAGCAGATTCCGATGAATGGCGAAATCATAGAATCATCTGCAGGCCAATTTCGAATCATAGAAAAAGAGACGAGCGAAGGCAGCCATCTGCTTGAAATGAAGCTTGCGGAGGATGCCTGGAAAACGGGGTACGCTTTTAACGCAGACAGCCAATTGAATCTAGCTGACCTGCAAGACATGCAGGCAAAAATCCACGAACACCCTGACTCTCCGTTTAATAAGAAGCCGCTGGCTGCAATGAGGATGGAAGCTGGTTTTAAAACGTTATCCCCGTCATCCTTTTCGGTAACGGAGGGCGGTCATACAGATAAGCACGGAATTTCTGCTGTGGAATTTGCGGAGATTGCTGAGAGAGAGTTTGGTTTGCACTGA
- a CDS encoding DUF1934 domain-containing protein, with protein MKEQTPVSLYIHSKIRNEGETETIEFRSSGSFYIKDSVPYLTYKEEQEYGTIQTIVKMKPEETIVFRSGAVSMKQRFIKDAETLTHYKTPLGTLQMTTYTSRVAQIINHESAEGKLEIEYELHMGEGQTHLHTLLIDFKEAKS; from the coding sequence ATGAAGGAACAGACACCAGTAAGCCTCTACATTCATTCAAAGATCCGAAATGAAGGAGAAACGGAAACGATTGAATTCCGTTCAAGCGGCAGCTTTTACATAAAAGATTCGGTTCCTTACCTTACTTACAAGGAAGAGCAGGAATACGGCACGATTCAGACCATCGTGAAAATGAAGCCAGAGGAAACGATTGTCTTCAGGTCAGGCGCTGTCTCCATGAAACAGCGTTTTATTAAGGATGCTGAAACGCTCACACATTACAAAACCCCTCTCGGAACTCTTCAAATGACTACCTATACATCGAGGGTAGCTCAAATCATTAACCATGAATCGGCTGAAGGCAAACTGGAGATTGAATACGAACTGCATATGGGGGAAGGGCAAACTCACCTTCACACCCTTTTGATTGATTTTAAGGAGGCCAAGTCATGA
- the uvsE gene encoding UV DNA damage repair endonuclease UvsE, whose translation MKIRFGYVANALSLWDCSPSKTMTYARYQKLEESERYEALHRVTKQNLEHTLRIIHYNIAHEIHLYRFSSSLVPLATHPEASWDFVAPFKDQFKEIGELVKKNKIRTSFHPSQYTLFTSDRPSITENSVMDMEYHYAMLEAMGLEKEGLINLHVGGAYGDKTASAERFFVNIQSLSSPVFSRMTLENDDKTYTTEETLQVCEKGGIPLMFDYHHHQANKNEGGQKLEDLLPRFFDTWRQTGLSPKIHISSPKSEKEYRSHSDYVDLEFIRPLLKMLKEFDVDVDVMIEAKMKDLALLKLIEEISAIRGVKRVDGGSVVW comes from the coding sequence ATGAAGATACGGTTTGGTTATGTTGCTAACGCCCTTTCCCTTTGGGACTGCTCCCCCTCAAAGACGATGACCTATGCAAGATATCAAAAGCTCGAAGAAAGTGAACGCTATGAAGCGCTTCACCGTGTGACGAAGCAAAACCTTGAGCATACGCTGCGCATCATTCATTACAACATTGCGCACGAAATCCATCTTTACCGCTTTTCTTCGAGCCTTGTTCCGCTCGCCACTCACCCTGAAGCAAGCTGGGATTTTGTCGCGCCATTTAAGGATCAATTTAAAGAAATTGGAGAGCTGGTAAAGAAAAACAAGATCCGGACAAGCTTCCACCCGAGCCAGTATACGCTGTTCACAAGTGATCGGCCATCCATCACTGAAAACTCAGTGATGGACATGGAGTATCACTATGCGATGCTAGAAGCGATGGGTCTCGAGAAGGAAGGCTTGATCAACCTTCATGTTGGTGGAGCGTATGGGGATAAAACGGCATCGGCTGAGCGCTTCTTTGTAAACATTCAATCGCTCTCTTCCCCTGTTTTTTCGAGAATGACTCTTGAAAATGACGACAAAACCTATACAACGGAAGAAACCTTGCAGGTATGTGAAAAAGGCGGCATCCCGCTCATGTTTGATTATCATCACCATCAGGCAAATAAAAACGAAGGCGGGCAAAAATTGGAGGATCTGCTTCCAAGATTTTTTGATACATGGAGACAGACAGGCCTTTCACCAAAAATCCATATCTCTTCACCAAAATCAGAAAAAGAATATCGCAGCCATTCCGATTACGTGGATCTTGAGTTTATTAGACCGCTGCTCAAAATGCTGAAGGAATTTGACGTCGATGTGGATGTGATGATTGAAGCGAAGATGAAGGATTTGGCTCTGTTGAAGCTGATCGAGGAAATTTCAGCGATTCGCGGGGTGAAACGTGTGGATGGGGGGAGTGTGGTTTGGTGA
- a CDS encoding transglycosylase domain-containing protein — protein sequence MNVIHPSRIRRTIKLVRALFFIGLMLLALMSIAAGMVLLTAKLQGPPSLNVPQSTILFASDQSKLGETHYGEKRYWTNLEDISPYAVKATLAIEDRHYFEHHGFDFKRIAGAALADLKAMAKIQGASTITQQYARNLYLSHDKTWTRKLTEAFYTVRLEVNYSKDEILEGYLNTIYYGHGAYGIEAASKTYFGKSAKELTLAEASMLAGIPKGPSLFSPFLNEKRAKERQKLILSSLVSAGAIKHEQAVSAEQEPLIYAGPKPEEEAKTDAPYFYDQALKETARLLGVEQGALSTRGLKIYTTLDPVLQQKAEKQVKDVIDPDSAIQTGLISIDPKTGAVRAMAGGRDYDKSPFNRVTQAFRQPGSTIKPFLYYAAIQNGFTPSTMMVSKPTVFEYDSGKSSYKPSNYNDYYANGPITLAQAIALSDNIYAVKTHLFIGPEKLAETARLAGITSKLPELPSLALGTAPARLEEMVNAYGMLANGGKKIRPVYVTRIEDGTGNVLYKGNAAAGKQVLNEKAAFVTTQLMMGMFDTKLSSYTSVTGGQIAKKLTRSYAGKSGTTQTDSWMIGYSPELVTGVWTGYDRDKALEQVEERAYAKNIWAGFMEDALREKPLKEFKPPEGVTGVYINPENGKLAGPGCPVKRFVYYLAGTEPTEMCTDHLDHKTAPGKKHEKKKESFWKKLKFWD from the coding sequence ATGAACGTGATCCATCCTTCAAGAATCCGCCGGACAATTAAACTGGTTCGCGCTTTATTTTTCATCGGCTTGATGCTGCTCGCATTGATGTCCATAGCCGCGGGCATGGTTCTGCTTACTGCCAAGCTGCAGGGGCCTCCGTCTTTAAACGTACCACAGTCAACCATTCTATTTGCAAGCGATCAGTCAAAATTGGGAGAAACGCATTATGGGGAAAAACGCTATTGGACGAACCTTGAGGATATTTCCCCGTATGCGGTTAAGGCCACTTTAGCTATAGAGGACCGCCACTATTTCGAACATCACGGATTTGATTTTAAACGGATTGCCGGAGCGGCATTAGCCGATTTGAAAGCAATGGCCAAAATTCAGGGTGCCAGTACGATTACACAGCAGTACGCCAGGAATCTTTATTTAAGCCATGACAAAACATGGACAAGGAAACTGACGGAAGCTTTTTATACGGTTCGCCTAGAGGTGAACTACAGTAAGGATGAAATACTTGAAGGCTATTTAAATACTATTTATTACGGGCACGGGGCGTACGGGATTGAAGCGGCTTCGAAAACGTATTTCGGGAAAAGCGCTAAAGAATTGACGCTTGCCGAAGCGAGCATGCTTGCCGGGATTCCTAAAGGACCAAGCCTATTCTCTCCTTTTTTAAATGAAAAAAGAGCAAAGGAGCGGCAGAAACTGATCCTCAGCTCGCTTGTCAGTGCAGGTGCCATCAAACATGAGCAGGCAGTTTCAGCAGAGCAGGAGCCTCTTATTTATGCAGGGCCGAAGCCCGAGGAGGAAGCAAAAACGGATGCTCCCTATTTTTATGATCAGGCATTGAAAGAAACGGCCCGGCTGCTTGGTGTTGAACAGGGTGCCCTATCGACCCGCGGCTTAAAAATTTACACTACGCTTGATCCTGTACTTCAGCAAAAAGCTGAAAAACAGGTGAAAGACGTCATTGATCCCGATTCCGCTATCCAGACAGGGCTGATTTCCATCGATCCGAAAACCGGAGCGGTACGGGCAATGGCAGGAGGACGGGACTATGATAAGAGTCCATTCAACCGGGTAACACAAGCCTTCAGGCAGCCCGGCTCGACAATCAAACCGTTCCTGTACTATGCAGCCATCCAAAACGGTTTCACGCCATCTACTATGATGGTCAGCAAACCGACAGTCTTTGAATACGATTCGGGAAAATCATCGTATAAACCAAGCAACTACAATGACTACTATGCAAACGGGCCGATCACTCTCGCCCAGGCGATTGCCCTCTCAGATAACATTTATGCTGTTAAAACCCATCTGTTTATCGGACCGGAAAAGCTCGCTGAGACCGCTCGATTGGCAGGAATAACCAGCAAGCTTCCTGAACTTCCATCGCTTGCACTTGGAACAGCGCCGGCGAGGCTTGAAGAAATGGTGAATGCTTATGGAATGCTTGCCAATGGAGGAAAAAAAATCAGACCGGTGTATGTAACAAGGATCGAGGATGGAACCGGAAATGTTCTCTATAAAGGGAATGCAGCGGCTGGGAAACAGGTTTTAAATGAAAAGGCAGCCTTTGTGACAACCCAGCTGATGATGGGAATGTTTGATACGAAGCTGAGCTCTTATACCTCTGTAACAGGCGGGCAAATCGCCAAAAAACTGACGCGTTCCTACGCTGGCAAATCCGGCACAACCCAGACAGACAGCTGGATGATCGGCTACAGTCCGGAGCTTGTAACGGGAGTGTGGACGGGCTACGACCGCGATAAGGCTCTGGAGCAAGTCGAAGAGCGCGCCTATGCAAAAAACATTTGGGCCGGGTTTATGGAAGATGCATTACGTGAAAAACCGCTGAAGGAGTTCAAGCCTCCCGAAGGTGTTACCGGCGTCTACATTAACCCGGAGAATGGCAAGCTTGCCGGTCCCGGCTGTCCGGTTAAGCGTTTTGTTTATTACCTGGCCGGAACCGAACCGACAGAAATGTGTACGGATCATCTGGATCATAAAACAGCGCCCGGGAAAAAGCATGAGAAAAAGAAGGAAAGCTTCTGGAAGAAATTAAAATTTTGGGATTAG
- a CDS encoding 2-hydroxymuconate tautomerase: protein MPYITVKMLEGRTEEQKKALVEKVTAAVSETTGAAEDKIVVFIEEMTKNHYGVAGKRLSDM from the coding sequence ATGCCGTACATAACTGTAAAAATGCTGGAAGGCCGTACAGAAGAGCAGAAAAAAGCCCTCGTTGAAAAAGTAACGGCCGCTGTATCTGAAACCACTGGAGCAGCCGAAGACAAAATCGTCGTTTTCATTGAAGAAATGACGAAAAACCACTACGGTGTTGCCGGAAAACGTTTAAGCGATATGTAA
- the argS gene encoding arginine--tRNA ligase, whose amino-acid sequence MNIVEQMKERLKQEVKASVQHAGLAEASQIPDVVLEVPKEKAHGDFSTNMAMQLARVAKKAPRMIAEEIVNHFDKEKASIKKIEIAGPGFINFHMNNAYLTDLVPAILDAGDKYGESNIGNGEKLQVEFVSANPTGTLHLGHARGAAVGDSLCNILAKAGYDVSREYYINDAGNQINNLALSIEARYLQALGQDTPMPEDGYHGKDIQEIGQKLADEYGDRFVSEERDERLGFFREYGLKFEMDKLKKDLDEFRVPFDVWYSETSLYQNGKIDHALEALREKGHIFEEEGATWFRSTEFGDDKDRVLIKNDGSYTYLTPDIAYHKDKLDRGFTKLINIWGADHHGYIPRMKAAIEALGYGKETLEVEIIQLVHLYKDGEKMKMSKRTGKAVTMRDLMEEVGLDAVRYFFAMRSADTHMDFDMDLAVSKSNENPVFYAQYAHARICSMLRQGEEKGLSYDRENVLGSDLSEKEIDLLKKLGEFPETVADAAQKRIPHKITHYIFDLASTLHSFYNAEKVLDPENDDKSKARLALMKATQHTLKNALTLIGVSAPEKM is encoded by the coding sequence ATGAACATCGTCGAGCAAATGAAAGAACGTTTAAAACAGGAAGTAAAAGCTTCAGTTCAACATGCAGGGCTTGCAGAAGCATCCCAAATACCGGACGTTGTGCTGGAAGTGCCTAAAGAAAAAGCGCACGGCGATTTTTCAACAAACATGGCTATGCAGCTGGCGAGAGTCGCTAAAAAAGCGCCGCGCATGATTGCAGAAGAGATCGTCAATCATTTCGATAAAGAAAAAGCTTCCATTAAAAAAATTGAAATCGCAGGGCCAGGTTTTATCAATTTTCACATGAACAACGCCTATCTTACAGACCTTGTACCGGCTATTTTAGATGCTGGTGACAAATATGGAGAGTCCAATATTGGAAACGGCGAAAAGCTTCAAGTGGAGTTTGTGTCCGCCAATCCAACGGGTACGCTTCACCTTGGACATGCCCGCGGCGCAGCCGTAGGTGATTCGCTTTGCAATATCCTTGCTAAAGCAGGCTATGATGTATCCAGAGAATATTACATCAATGATGCAGGAAATCAAATCAATAATCTTGCCCTTTCCATTGAAGCCCGCTATCTTCAGGCACTCGGCCAGGATACACCGATGCCGGAGGACGGCTACCACGGCAAGGATATCCAGGAAATCGGCCAAAAGCTTGCGGACGAATATGGAGATCGCTTCGTTTCAGAAGAACGGGATGAACGTCTCGGCTTCTTCCGTGAATACGGGCTGAAATTCGAAATGGATAAACTGAAAAAGGACCTGGATGAATTCCGCGTGCCGTTTGATGTGTGGTACTCTGAAACAAGTCTTTATCAGAACGGGAAAATTGACCATGCCCTTGAAGCTCTTCGCGAAAAAGGACACATCTTTGAAGAAGAGGGCGCAACATGGTTCCGCTCTACTGAATTCGGTGATGACAAAGACCGCGTTTTAATTAAAAACGACGGCTCTTACACATACCTGACTCCGGACATTGCGTATCACAAGGACAAGCTGGACCGCGGCTTCACAAAGCTCATCAACATCTGGGGTGCCGATCACCATGGCTACATTCCCCGAATGAAAGCGGCGATTGAAGCACTTGGCTATGGGAAAGAAACGCTTGAGGTCGAAATCATTCAGCTCGTTCATCTCTACAAAGACGGCGAGAAAATGAAAATGAGCAAACGAACCGGAAAAGCGGTTACGATGCGCGATTTGATGGAAGAGGTCGGTCTTGACGCAGTCCGCTACTTCTTCGCTATGAGAAGTGCAGACACTCACATGGACTTTGACATGGATCTCGCTGTATCCAAATCCAATGAAAATCCTGTATTCTACGCTCAATACGCTCATGCTCGTATATGCAGCATGCTGCGCCAGGGCGAGGAAAAAGGTCTTTCATACGACCGCGAAAATGTGCTCGGTTCAGACCTTTCCGAAAAGGAAATCGACCTGCTAAAAAAATTAGGCGAGTTCCCGGAAACCGTAGCAGACGCTGCCCAAAAACGGATTCCGCATAAAATCACCCACTATATTTTCGACCTGGCTTCTACTCTGCACAGCTTCTACAACGCAGAAAAAGTGCTGGACCCGGAAAACGACGATAAATCCAAAGCCCGTCTCGCTCTCATGAAAGCGACTCAGCATACATTGAAAAATGCCCTGACGCTCATTGGAGTATCGGCTCCGGAAAAGATGTAA
- the cls gene encoding cardiolipin synthase: protein MAFFILILLALLITVWIRIDFSIAYSRHVRKAGLQSYPIRKGDIQFFSDGQEFYTHYFNDLKQASTCIYASFYIIKNDEEISQSFLKILGRKAEEGVKVCLMLDRIGSAKAPKNLLKQIQDQGVALIYSHNPKFPFFFFTLLARNHRKITVIDHKTGYLGGYNIGKEYIGKNPKLGYWRDYHLSFTGAGIQDLEEQFCKDWRNAGGRYLDKAKFPPEADGSISYRFVSTYGKALDEQFLSFIHRAKKELIICTPYFIPGAKLQIELLRALERGVKVKIIVPMRSDHLFVKEAAFPYYGPLLKAGAEVYRFYLGFYHAKIIMADDDFCDIGTANFDKRSMYLNDEMNALIQDKAFTAKVRTSILKDIHDSEQLLYEDYLQRPLWQRAKEKAASAVSFFL from the coding sequence ATGGCCTTTTTTATCCTAATACTTCTTGCCCTGCTCATAACCGTTTGGATCCGCATTGATTTTTCCATCGCTTACAGCCGCCATGTGCGGAAGGCCGGGCTCCAGTCCTATCCAATCCGCAAGGGAGATATTCAGTTTTTTTCTGATGGACAGGAATTTTACACACACTATTTCAATGATTTAAAGCAGGCGTCTACTTGTATTTATGCAAGCTTTTACATTATCAAAAATGATGAGGAAATCAGTCAGAGCTTCTTGAAGATTCTAGGCCGAAAAGCCGAGGAAGGCGTGAAGGTCTGTTTGATGCTGGACCGGATCGGATCGGCCAAAGCCCCTAAAAACCTTTTAAAGCAGATTCAGGATCAGGGAGTGGCGCTTATCTACTCACACAACCCTAAATTTCCATTTTTCTTCTTTACGCTGCTCGCCAGGAATCACCGGAAGATCACCGTTATCGATCATAAAACCGGCTACTTGGGCGGCTATAACATCGGGAAGGAATACATAGGGAAAAATCCAAAGCTCGGATACTGGCGCGATTACCATCTGTCTTTTACCGGAGCCGGCATTCAGGACCTCGAGGAGCAATTCTGCAAAGATTGGCGAAATGCGGGTGGAAGGTATTTAGACAAAGCCAAATTCCCGCCTGAAGCAGACGGCAGCATTTCATACCGGTTTGTTTCTACTTACGGAAAAGCCCTCGATGAGCAGTTCCTTTCTTTTATTCATCGAGCCAAAAAAGAGCTGATTATTTGCACGCCCTATTTTATCCCCGGTGCGAAGCTGCAGATTGAGCTGCTTCGCGCACTTGAAAGAGGGGTAAAAGTAAAAATCATCGTTCCCATGCGCTCTGATCACCTTTTTGTGAAGGAGGCGGCTTTTCCGTATTACGGTCCTTTGCTGAAAGCAGGAGCAGAGGTTTACCGATTTTATCTGGGATTCTATCATGCCAAAATCATTATGGCCGATGACGATTTCTGTGATATCGGAACCGCAAACTTTGATAAGCGGAGCATGTATTTAAATGATGAGATGAATGCTTTGATCCAAGACAAAGCTTTTACAGCAAAAGTCAGGACGAGCATCCTAAAGGATATTCATGATTCGGAACAGCTGTTGTATGAAGACTATTTACAAAGACCGCTGTGGCAGAGAGCGAAAGAAAAAGCCGCCTCCGCTGTGTCCTTTTTCCTGTAA
- the speE gene encoding spermidine synthase produces MSELWYTEKQTDSFGITMKIKRTLHTEQTEFQHLEMVETEEFGNMLYLDGMVMTSQKDEFVYHEMVAHVPLFTHPNPENVLVVGGGDGGVIREILKHPSVKKATLVDIDGKVIEYSKKYLPEIAGKLDDPRVDVKVGDGFLHIAESENEYDVIMVDSTEPVGPAVNLFTKGFYAGISRALKDDGIFVAQSDNPWFTPDLIRNVQRDVREIFPITNLYIANIPTYPSGMWTFTIGSKKYNPLEVPEDRFHEIETKYYTKELHKAAFVLPKFVQDLTK; encoded by the coding sequence ATGTCCGAACTTTGGTATACAGAGAAGCAGACTGACAGCTTTGGAATCACGATGAAAATTAAACGCACTTTACATACAGAACAAACGGAATTTCAGCACCTTGAAATGGTAGAAACCGAGGAGTTCGGAAACATGCTGTACTTGGACGGCATGGTCATGACGTCTCAAAAGGACGAGTTTGTTTATCACGAAATGGTTGCGCACGTTCCTCTTTTCACTCACCCGAATCCTGAAAACGTTCTGGTAGTAGGCGGAGGAGACGGCGGAGTTATACGCGAAATCCTGAAGCACCCAAGCGTGAAGAAAGCAACGCTTGTTGATATCGATGGAAAAGTAATCGAGTACTCCAAGAAATACTTGCCGGAAATCGCCGGGAAGCTTGATGATCCCCGCGTAGACGTAAAAGTAGGAGACGGCTTCCTTCATATTGCTGAGAGCGAAAACGAGTATGACGTGATTATGGTAGACAGCACAGAGCCTGTTGGACCGGCTGTAAACCTCTTCACGAAAGGCTTCTACGCTGGTATTTCAAGAGCGCTAAAAGACGACGGAATTTTCGTTGCCCAGTCGGACAACCCTTGGTTCACGCCTGATTTGATCCGCAACGTACAGCGCGACGTCCGCGAAATCTTCCCGATTACTAACCTTTATATCGCAAACATCCCAACGTATCCAAGCGGTATGTGGACATTCACCATCGGATCAAAAAAATACAATCCGCTTGAAGTGCCGGAAGACCGTTTCCACGAAATTGAAACAAAATACTATACAAAAGAGCTTCATAAAGCAGCTTTCGTGCTGCCGAAATTTGTACAGGACTTAACGAAATAA
- the speB gene encoding agmatinase yields MKFDEAYSGNVFIKSHPSYEESEAVIYGMPMDWTVSYRPGSRFGPSRIREVSIGLEEYSAYLDRELEEVKYFDAGDIPLPFGNPQRSIDMIEEYIDGLMAADKFPLGMGGEHLVSWPVMKAVAKKYPDLAIIHMDAHTDLREEYEGEPLSHSTPIRKIAEHIGPENVYSFGIRSGMKEEFQWAKEAGMHISKFEVLEPLKEILPQLAGRPVYVTIDIDVLDPAHAPGTGTVDAGGITSKELLASIHEIARSEVKVVGADLVEVAPIYDPSEQTANTASKLIREMILGWVQKR; encoded by the coding sequence ATGAAATTTGATGAAGCTTATTCAGGTAACGTATTTATTAAAAGCCACCCGTCTTATGAGGAAAGCGAGGCGGTTATTTACGGCATGCCAATGGACTGGACCGTGAGCTACCGTCCGGGATCAAGATTCGGCCCGTCCCGCATCCGCGAAGTGTCCATCGGCCTCGAGGAGTACAGCGCGTATTTAGACCGTGAGCTGGAAGAGGTTAAATACTTTGACGCCGGCGACATCCCTTTGCCGTTCGGCAACCCGCAGCGCAGCATTGACATGATTGAGGAGTACATTGACGGGCTTATGGCAGCGGACAAGTTCCCGCTTGGCATGGGCGGAGAGCATCTTGTATCATGGCCTGTCATGAAAGCTGTCGCGAAGAAATATCCGGATTTGGCCATCATTCATATGGATGCACATACGGACCTTCGTGAAGAATATGAAGGAGAGCCGCTCTCCCATTCCACTCCGATCCGTAAAATTGCTGAACACATCGGACCTGAAAATGTGTACTCTTTCGGAATCCGTTCCGGAATGAAGGAAGAATTCCAATGGGCAAAGGAAGCAGGCATGCACATTTCAAAATTCGAAGTGCTCGAGCCTCTGAAAGAAATTTTGCCGCAGCTTGCCGGACGTCCGGTATACGTAACGATCGACATTGACGTATTGGATCCTGCTCACGCTCCTGGAACGGGAACCGTAGACGCAGGCGGCATCACTTCCAAGGAATTGCTTGCATCCATCCATGAAATCGCCCGTTCTGAAGTCAAAGTGGTTGGAGCTGACCTTGTAGAAGTTGCCCCAATCTACGATCCATCCGAGCAAACAGCGAACACCGCAAGCAAGCTGATTCGCGAAATGATTTTAGGCTGGGTTCAAAAACGATAA
- a CDS encoding YwhD family protein: protein MEEKKKKSIGFNIIKSDPTDGHGGYGVGALSLDNISPVFVDVNEGEAFVDIGAMHARSVVEKGIKFLPNKEDVPDAKPFWLVWVTIDRKPEGPYYAGVTACEMTVNREIRRGYKSLPEHVNKMDKSMKRQIMVEHMDEKSKEILAQFLISHDAGMWQRSEAKLKEDLKA, encoded by the coding sequence ATGGAAGAAAAAAAGAAAAAGAGCATAGGCTTTAATATAATTAAAAGTGACCCTACAGACGGGCATGGAGGCTATGGAGTCGGAGCGCTCAGCCTCGATAACATCTCTCCGGTTTTCGTGGACGTAAATGAAGGGGAAGCGTTTGTCGATATCGGGGCGATGCATGCCCGCAGTGTGGTTGAAAAAGGCATTAAATTCCTTCCGAATAAAGAGGATGTACCGGATGCAAAACCATTCTGGCTGGTCTGGGTAACCATCGACCGCAAGCCGGAAGGACCTTACTACGCCGGTGTGACAGCCTGTGAGATGACCGTCAACCGGGAAATCAGAAGAGGCTATAAATCCCTTCCCGAGCATGTGAATAAAATGGATAAATCCATGAAACGGCAAATCATGGTCGAGCATATGGATGAGAAATCCAAAGAGATTCTAGCCCAATTCCTCATATCCCACGATGCCGGAATGTGGCAGCGTTCAGAGGCGAAGCTGAAGGAAGATTTGAAGGCTTGA
- a CDS encoding YwgA family protein → MLNEHAKVLKVFSSAGEVIGRKKLQKMIYIAKKIDYPFYEKYDFHFYGPYSEELTLRIEELCNLGFVDEVREKKGGYYQYRYNLTESGNEFLANHDLDIPPLDACMTDLNGQSARFLELVSTVLYFDSLEREEVKEKVFTLKSKQKYTEEEVDEAYTYVEALKEKTKH, encoded by the coding sequence TTGCTTAACGAACACGCAAAAGTCTTGAAGGTGTTTTCGTCGGCCGGAGAAGTCATTGGACGGAAGAAACTTCAAAAAATGATCTACATTGCGAAGAAAATCGATTATCCATTTTATGAAAAATATGATTTTCACTTTTACGGACCATACTCTGAGGAACTGACCCTCAGGATTGAAGAACTGTGCAACCTTGGATTTGTAGATGAAGTTCGGGAAAAGAAAGGCGGCTATTATCAATACCGCTACAATCTGACCGAATCCGGAAATGAATTTTTGGCTAACCATGACCTTGATATTCCGCCCCTCGACGCCTGCATGACCGACTTGAACGGTCAATCCGCCCGGTTCCTTGAACTCGTATCCACCGTCCTGTATTTTGACAGTCTCGAGCGGGAAGAAGTAAAGGAAAAGGTGTTTACCCTTAAAAGCAAACAGAAGTACACAGAAGAAGAAGTGGATGAGGCGTACACGTATGTGGAAGCGCTGAAGGAGAAAACAAAGCATTAA
- a CDS encoding site-2 protease family protein, producing the protein MLSFLAFDLEVLPYVILTLLAAFTVHEFAHAYVAYKFGDPTAKNEGRLTLSPIAHLDPFGTILILLAGFGWARPVPVNRFYFKKPRLAGVLVSVAGPVSNLLMAFLGTAVWSILLVSGTAESFSPPVTDALKNFFDIFVGLNVTLFLFNLLPLPPLDGYRILEDLAPRTWRPRMTQFETYGFIVFIVLFVTPLDQYTVWPFLETGRYLVMNLFYGILNPLF; encoded by the coding sequence ATTCTCAGTTTTTTGGCCTTTGATTTAGAAGTGCTGCCATATGTTATCCTTACCCTGCTGGCTGCATTTACGGTGCATGAATTTGCACATGCCTATGTTGCATATAAATTTGGGGATCCGACAGCGAAAAATGAGGGCAGACTAACCTTGTCGCCGATTGCCCACTTGGACCCTTTCGGTACGATCCTGATTTTACTTGCCGGTTTTGGATGGGCGAGGCCTGTTCCGGTTAACCGGTTTTACTTTAAAAAGCCAAGACTTGCAGGGGTGCTGGTTTCTGTTGCAGGGCCGGTGAGCAATCTGCTGATGGCCTTTTTAGGCACGGCTGTATGGAGCATCCTCCTCGTATCGGGAACGGCTGAAAGCTTCTCCCCTCCAGTCACGGATGCATTGAAAAACTTCTTTGATATTTTTGTCGGCTTAAACGTGACATTATTCCTGTTTAACCTGCTTCCGCTGCCTCCCCTTGATGGTTACCGGATACTGGAGGATTTGGCTCCAAGGACATGGAGACCTAGAATGACGCAGTTTGAAACGTACGGATTCATTGTGTTTATTGTATTATTCGTTACACCTCTCGATCAGTATACGGTTTGGCCGTTTCTGGAAACGGGCAGGTATTTAGTTATGAATCTTTTTTATGGGATATTAAACCCGCTGTTTTAG